The stretch of DNA agaaagagtatatatatacatatatatatataggttTGTACAAACAGTTTATTGTAGTCATATTTTCTATGTCACAGAGAGATACGCAAAAGGTGAACATATGTATAGAACTttgatatattttattattttgtatattgtaAATTATCTCGAACCTCTTTTTCTTTTCCCATGTAAGTGTACATCCGTAAAACTTAAAAAAAGATAAGAAGAAAAACGACAACGTCGCTCAGAGGGTCGAAACAGCACACGTTAAATACGAAAGTTAGTGCGCATTTCTTGAACGCAATTAATATGATCGCACAAAGACTTCATTTCGAGAACAAtcttatatttaatttatattgtaaagATAGATTTTATTGGCCTTAGGAATACATGTTATTAGTGCTTTTGTCAAAGGTTAACAACTTTTCACGAAAAAAGGAAACAGTGTTTGGCTTAAATTAATTCTTTCGTCTACATTTTTGCTCTCTACAAAAAATTTCTGTCTATATACGACACCTCAAGCATAGATGATAAAAacgtaatattaatattttatgtcGTACGTTGACTTTATTCACATATCtctttaaatttattattcGTACGTCTTTTTAGGTTTACATAGCACGTTGGCAAGTATATTTTTAATTAGTCTTTAAATCGAGACTGATCAGGAATCATTATGGTACAGAAATTTAGTACGATGTACATCGAAAATACATTACGCGTAACTATTTTCAAAGCATACACTAAAAGTTCAATTTGAAAAGTCCTGTGGAAAAAGACACGAGTCGCTAAAAAATGTTTAACTGAAGTATCAGTATAATATTGATTATATTTCCAGCGTACTATGCTCTTCAATGACCAAAGTAGGCGTTTAAAATTCGGGCTGTGGACACAACAGAAATACAGTATGTTCATAAAAGTGTACTCTTGTATATTGGAAAGATGAAAATAATAGGTACAATAGATTTGCAGGATGCGTATAAAAACGTATGCTTCGTACCTATCGTATGCGTGGTGCGTATCAGTGGATGTGTTTTTATTAAACAATGtatgtatgtaatgtataattaaaataaacacaATCGTAAGTAGTATTAGATAGAGCAATatataaagaagaaaaaataaagGGGCCTTAATATGTGGTAAGCTAAGCAGCAAAGATGTTCCGCCTAACTCTTTGCTTTGTTTAAATTAAGATATTGTACATATTTTAAATAGTAAAGATAATAAAGAGTAAGACAGAGAAGAATATAAATTACACgtctaaaaaaaattgttttattgtttCTGTGTAATAATATATACTTGATTAAGAATATTATTAAAACCAATATTGCCTTTGGGTCTTTTATTTATAACATTTGCACGTAGCTTCCGACGATGGTGAATAGGTATCAAATTAACGAGATATAACAAAATTTTAGGAAAAGACACAGTTACACTGTATAATTATTGGAGGAAATAAGTATAACTAATCGCTATTAAAATAGTTCACAGTTTCATTTTAAGCTTAATTACATTCCATAttataacaaaattatttatacaCAAGTTGCTACTATTATCAGGTACATTTACATTACATTCTGTACCAAATTTGCGCTGTTTTCATACGCTTCACCTTCTTCTGCAATTGAAGTACACCATACATCAGGGCTTCAGCTGTGGGGGGACATCCTGAAACATTttcatttttagaaatatgaGTAAAATTGTTACAATGAATATATAATAGAtatatagaaaaaaaaatactatACAAAGCATTCAACTAACCTGGCACGTATATGTCCACAGGTATAATCCTATCACAGCCCCTAACAACAGAATAACTGTAATGGTAGTAACCACCACCATTGGCACAGCTTCCCATAGAGATAACCCATCGTGGTTCAGGCATTTGATCATATATTCTCCTCAATGCTGGAGCCATTTTATTTGTTAGAGTACCAGCAACTATAATCACATCTGACTGCCTTGGAGAAGCTCTGAATACCACTCCATATCTGTCCATATCGTATCTGGGGGCAGCAATGTGCATCATTTCAACAGCACAGCAAGCCAAACCAAATGTCATTGGCCAGATGGATCCTTTACGTCCCCAATTCAGAAGATCATCTAATCTTGCCATTGCATACTCTCCCATACTACTAGTATTTTGGAAAGGACTATAAGGTAGCTTCTTGGCTTTGTTTGGTAAGGCAACATCTGTGGCCATATGTTTGGCCTGACTTGTCAGAGCTGCAGGACATCCTGACAAGGCTATATTGTTGCGTACCAGGGATGCTAGCCCCTGATTGACAGTGGCTGTAAGTTGAAACAGACTTCATCATTCATCTAAATTTTATTGCATGTGAAGTAGGGATTGAAGTGTACATAGTAGGTACTCAGAAAAATTATttacttatgttcattttaatAGGAATATTTGTATCCTGTAGCGTTTAGTATATTCGTAAAGTATGAAGTTAAAGTAATACATTGTTTTTAGAATTATCGAGTTTGTTTGAACCCAAGAAGTTATAAATGTTTCGTAATGTAACTTGATACAGTAACTTACAGGAATGATAAAGAGAATAAATTAATTTGGCTCTATTAGTTGCCGCATATTATGCAATACAAACTGTTAGATACATTTAGGTGTAAAATACATTTAGTGTCAGCCACGTAAGGAATGTACCTCTTCATTTTCAGTTAGGTATTATTTCAATCAACTAAGGATTATTATACTTCATTTATTTCTTAATTCTGTTGTCTGTCGGGAGCATTTAGGGGGTTTTGGAGGGTTAATTGTGGAAAGACTTACGCGAAAACATAATCGACGAAAACATTTTCAACCCGACGACGATCACGTCACGGAGTTGTCTGCTACACTGCGATTCTGCGCCCTGGcgtatgtattatttatttcatgAGTCTAAAGAACGGAGCTTAAATTGCAGCCAACTGCAGCTTTAAATGCGGGGTAAGAGCATCGCGGAGAGTATTGGGAAATCATTTTCAGCCATCTTGTACTGCAAAAGTAGTGCTGCCATCTGTGTCGTTCATGAGACCCACATAGTGGTAAGATCATGAACTAAAAATTGGTACGATTAAGAGACGTGGATTTAAAAATCCACTATTTGCCATCCAATTTCGTGATATTAAATAGCAAATGAGGTATTCCGAGAGTTGCAGTTTTCAGGAACTGTGGTAAGTATCAGGAAAACATAGCTGTCTAGCAGGTATTCGGAGAACTGGAGTTCTTAGAAATagtggtaagtatcaggagagaaAAATAGTAAAGGAGGTATTCGGAGAACACCAGTTCTCAGAAATCatggtaagtattaggagaacataactTAGAAGGTATTCCGAGAATTGTAATTCTTAGAATATGCctcaaagtatcaggagaacatgatagctgagGAGGTATTCCATAATCTCGAGTTTTCGGAATTTAacttaaagtatcaggagaacatgatagccgaGGAGGTATTCCACAATCTCGAGTTTTCGGAATTTAacttaaagtatcaggagaacatgatagccgaGGAGGTATTCCACAATCTCGAGTTTTCGGAATTTAatttaaagtatcaggagaacatgatagccgaGGAGGTATTCCACAATCTCGAGTTTTCGGAATTTAacttaaagtatcaggagaacatgatagccgaGGAGGTATTCCACAATCTCGAGTTTTCGGAATTTAatttaaagtatcaggagaacatgatagccgaGGAGGTATTCCACAATCTCGAGTTTTCGGAATTTAATTTAAAGTATCAGGATAACATGATAGCCGAGGAGGTATTCCACAATCTCGAGTTTTCGGAATTTAacttaaagtatcaggagaacatgaggactgaggaggtaTTCCACAATCTCGAGTTTTCGGAATTTAacttaaagtatcaggagaacatgatagccgaGGAGGTATTCCACAATCTCGAGTTTTCGGAATTTAacttaaagtatcaggagaacatgatagccgaGGAGGTATTCCACAATCTCGAGTTTTCGGAATTTAacttaaagtatcaggagaacatgatagccgaGGAGGTATTCCATGAACTCGAGTTTTCGGAATTTAacttaaagtatcaggagaacatgatagtaaGGTAGGTATGTGGAGATTTTTAGGACCAGGTGGAAATTTTCGAAGGTTGTGAATAATTTGTACGCATATCAATGTTTTTTCGTAGAATGTTTTTATTGGCTGAGTTTCTGTTTTATACAAAACATCTAACAAACATAGATGCATTCCGCTGACACTTTAAAACTTCGCCTCACGAAAGCGACTAAACTATCGGACTTCGCGGATTCTAGTCTTGCAGTTCCCAAAGGGGTTACGCTAAAGGTACAATGCGTTACTGGTTGGTTGCTTAAACCGTGCTCGAATGTCGACGCGTCTAATCATAACGCTATAACTAAAGTCATTGTACAGTGACTTTTAAAAAGATCCGAACGTAAGAAAGTGTGTTCAGGGAATGTCTGCACTACAATCAGCAACGGACGGGGACGCGTCAGCTAGGCCATGGAACCAAACCACTCTAATCGCTTGGCTGATAAACAGCTGCCTATATACAAAAAACGGTCCCTCTAATTTTTGTCGCTTTTTAATCGGGCCATTTTTTTACCTCCTTCGCAGAACAAAATAACCTTAAGGTTTTAGTTTACACGGTGCTTCGTTGAACAAACAGAATCATTAGGATCGATTACCTTGTAGGCGCCTGTGGGTTGCGTGCGTTTCTGTACGTTGTTAATTTTGTTAGATATCTATTTAGCAAAAGTTCATTAACCTATAAACATCTAGATAACATTAAGTAACAACTTATACCTCCGCAACAACAGTGGGATTAAATTACCTCCCTGCTTGTCTCTGTTTTAAGTACTTTACAAACGTTGTAACGGTGATTCTCGTTCTTCAGCGGCTCTCGATCATATGCACGAATTCGCGCCCCCACGCGACTTCCTTGCAGTGTCTAAGGCGCGCGTTTTTGATTGAAAAGAAAACAGTGATTTTGACATTTAAATAGAAGGAAAGTTTGATATGGAAAGTGGATACTAATAAATCAATGTGTCTTTGCAAAAAGAAGGAAAGAAAATGTATTAATGTAAACTTACAGATAATAAATCCTTGTCAATTGATCTTGTTTACAATTCAGAGCTCTTTTTGAATGCACTGAGCTGCAAGGAAGTCGCGAACAATGTTGCACCGATGGTGCATCTTCCTGAAATCTACGATGCCAAGGAATCTGATTAATCTACCAAAAAATGTGATCATTAAGAATGATATTCTACAACTGTATTCTATAGAACGTTGTCTAAAATTTGTAATGACTCATTTTACATTGTGCGCCGTTTCTTTGTTCAAGTTCATCGATGTCCTTAACATCCTCGAAGGAAATCCTTCAACCCTAACTTCCCTTCTATCCATTCGCTTTCTCATGGTTCTCGTGAGCTTTCCGGTGCGCGAGTTTCGCATACGCAAATGATACTCACTCGAAACCCTAAAGGTTCGTCTTTTAAAAAGAAGTTGCGCGAACTGTGACGGAATTTGTATGAAAGGACATTCAAACTTCGTTGGAAGGAATCTTTGAAATGCTTTGTTAAAGCAGACGGATGAAGGGCTTATGTAAAATTAGTACTTACATTTAGCAGTAATACTTTGCGTGGAACACGACTTCTGGCTGTAGGCTCGATAAGATTGTGATAGTATCTATCATAGACTTGGAATTGAGCAAATTTTCATCGAACTCTGATATTAGACATTCCACCCAATTGATATCCCAAGTTCCCCACTTGAATATGTTAGAAGAAGAAGATTTCAAACCTAAGAGAACACTCAGTCACGTTTTTCGACCCCCAATTTGAATTACTTTCCTCTCCCTTATGCGTTCGAATAAACCCAAGACGTTTAATCAATTCATGTAACTCCTTTTACCGATCGAGATCCGAAATAGGGCGTTGCAGAGCAACTTCTCGCAACGAAGTTGTTCCGTAGCGAGTATCATTAGCGTAGACGAACGTTTCCTACGGTAGCGTGTAAAACGAAAGTGAAACGTCAAGCGGCTAATGATTAAGTCTGCGTAGTTCCATGGCTGCGATGTCGTCCACGGATATAAGCTTTTCTATGGGGATGCAGGAGAGCTCGCCACCGACGCAGGACTGCGGCTGCTGCCACCTGGCTTCTCTCTCGGCCTCTTTCGCCTTCATTTCGGCCTCCCTCGCTCTGCGCTCTTTCAGCTTCAGCGAGAAGATCGCGACAGACCTGGCCCTCTTCATTAGGCTCTGTTTCACCCTGTTCTTCTTCGCCTCTCGATCCTCCTTCGTCGGTTTCTCCTCTTCTTGACTGGAGATCGTTTTGCTGGAGTCTGAAAGACCACTGGAGTCCTTGTCCTTCTCTGCGTAATAGGACGACTGTTGCTTGTGCTCCTGCATCTCCCTCTGGTGATGCTGATACTGTTGCTTCTCTGTTTTCTCTCGTTCCTTCTCCCTCTCTGGGGAGAAGCGGAACTTTTGGTTCCTATGGGCCATCGTCCACGGCGGGGCTGACCTGAAAGGTAGGTTGATAGTGTCAGTGATGGAAATTGTGGAGAAGGGGGAGTAGGATAGTACAGTTTTGGAGATGTACCTGAGAAGATCACTGTCCGAAGACGACGCAAGATCTTTCGAGACGATGCAGTCAGTGGACCTGTGAAGATGAGGTAATTCGTCTCCACTTCCGCTGACAGTGCCAGCCCCGCTGATCTCCGAGTCGCTGGATTTTCGGCCACCAGGCTCGAGGCCTAATCTTCGGACCCAGTCCACGCCTCCATGAGGGCCGATCGTTAAATGATGGCTATAGTGATCGGCGCCGCCTGAGGCTTCAGCTTCAGTGGACAGCCACTCCCTCGAACGCCTCCCTAAAAAGTTCACAAGTCATTAGTCCCCTGTAGAACACACTTTGACCGTTAAAAAGGCTGACACGTGCAAGCACAGAAGAAGAAAACGTAATCGAACCTCGTTCTCCTCCAGGAATGGAGCATCTAGGGGAGTTGTGAATGTCGCGGATGCTGCCCATGGTGTTTTCAGTCAGGAAAGGTGTGCCTAACTCGCTGCTGCCTGCGCTGCCAGGTGTCTGGTCCGCGGATGGTGTTTCGGCGATTCTTGGTACAGATGCAGCGCTCGGTGTCGGAGGACTGCTCGGCGTATGCGTGGTAGACGCCAGGGTTGGTGTGTCTGGGACACTGGAGGACGTCGCGTCGCCAGTACGATCGGAAAGCAGTTGTTGCTCTTCGCTCTCTCCGTCTGCTGGACTCACCACGAATCTCCCTGAGTTCGAGCGAAATTAATAGATGGCAGGAGGGGGGACGAGATATGGGGGCATGACGCTAATAGCTTAGGCCAGGGGAGGGATCTTGATAACATTTCTTGGAAAGAGAAACAATTCAGGGAATTCTAGGTATCCAAGAAGGTTAAGGAATTCAGGGGATACATAGAATTTAGAGAGTTCAAGGAATTCCTAGAGAAATTTACAGCGGATTACACAGGAATTCATAGAAATTTAAGGAATTCATAGGAATTCACAGGAATTCGCAGGAGATTTCATTGGAATTCATAGGAATTCACAAGAGTGTATAAAGAATTCGATGCACAGAGAGAGAATTGAGGGAATCCAGAtgcaaatgatcataagttattTACCTATCACTGTCGCAGGTTGTTGCTCCGGTGATGGAGTAGACGACAGCCTTCTGACAGCTTCCCTCCTCAGGAATTCTACTTTAGCCATTTCGGTGGCGACCCAGTGGGGAATATCAGGAATCGCGCAGATTATGATAAACCGAATCGCTAGCATGATGTGTTCTAAGGCGACTATCAAGAGAATCGTTTGGGTAGCTGACATTTCAGGGAACATTCTCTGCACTTGTCCGCTAAGTCCGATCAATGCACAGTTTACTAGTATGGCAACCAGCCCCATCGCTTCCATAGCGTTCTAAGAAATTAAAGTGAGTCCCAGATTACCCATGATTTTTGTAATTAATAGACTACTACGTATTCTTTGCTAGTTACTCACTTGCCAAGTCCCGATGTTGGAGACTCTCCTACCAAATGGACGCTGGAGGACGAAGCACAGCTTGAAAGCGTCGCCTCGAAGTTCAAGAAGATTCCCTAGCAGCGCTGCCATGGCGGCCAATGGGAACGCCGAAGAGAACAGGCAGACGTAGCCAAGTTGCGACAGCATTTCGAGATGTTCTGAAAACGCTCCGTCGTACTGCGAATAGGAAAAGTTCACGCCTGAGTTTTGTGTACTGCTCACGCCACTGCTTTAGATCATTATTAGAAGTCAGTTACTATTAAAGTAGAATAAGATTAGAACCATAAGTATCAGGGGACAGTCAGCAGAATGTTTTCTATCACGTGTATTTGGTGTATCTAGCGTAGGTAGTGTAAGAAGGGACTCTACGCTCGTCAAACAAAAGATAAGAAGCTTGCGCTCGACGGAGTCAGCGTGAGAAGCTGTGATTATTAGATTCGATCCTTTCAGTTACAAtcccaccttcaattctcagtttcacAATACAAATTGACATATTTCAAGACAGAGAAACCTTTCCTGATGTATCTCTATAAATTCGAGTGCAAGAATTCAGTAGTACAAGTCAGTAATTGAAAGGTCAAAGTACATAATGATAGGATAAGCGGTGACATTACCTTTTTGGTCGATATCTGCGCGTCGTCGACGGAATCGTTGGAAAACGgggaaaaaatgattaaaattctGTAAAAAAAACCGATCAGACAGCACAGGACAACATTGACTAGCCAGTTCGTCTGTGTACAGACGGTCCAATTCTCTTCGACGCGCACTCGTACAGCAGAGGGATTGGTTTTCAGCAGGGGTTGAGAGACTCTCAAGTGAAACGAAAGACACTATGCTGAAGCTAGTGGGGGGACATCAAGGAGACACAAAGAAGGGAAGATAATCAATGACATGAAGATGTGTGAACCTATCAGCGTTAACGATCTCCCTGTACTTTAGATAAAGATCAGATACCCAAGAATTCCATAAACATCTTCCATTCCTCAACTCCTCAGCCTCGAATGTCTGCGCATCCTTCTCAAGAGGATTCCTCGAGTTCTCGTTTACCAAATCGTCAACGCTGCAGGCTCTTTGCTCGCGATTGCAAAGTGCAtcgaaaatgaaagaaaattagCTAAGTCTAGACCAAACCTTGAACGTAACGTCACTAAGTAGAGAATTAGTGGGATGCCCTACTCTGTAGAGGGAACTTTCCAGCTCAGCTTGGCTGACGTTTCTCGGTTGCTTGCCCTTCCCGCTCTCTGACCGCTCGCTCTTGTCCTCAGGCTCCTTCCGGTTCTCCTCCTCTTCCTCTCCAGGCGGTGGTCTGGCCTCGCTGGGACTCAGAGCGCCGAACAGCTCGAAGCTCAGCCGCGCCAGCCTCAGCTGCTCAATTAGATAAGGTACCGCGGACTCCTTCAGGTTCCCGATCACCTGTCGAGCTATCAGCAACGCGGCCAGTTGCTGAAACGATAGGGAAAATCGTCGGTACGATTTTTGAGCATCTTCGGAAGAAAATAGATTCGAATTTAATTTAATGGTTATTAATTTCATTAGTCAAATCTCGATTAACTGGGTGTTAATTATTTTCAAGAGAAGTGTCTTAGATATTGAAGAGATAGTATGATGATATTTCATATATTCAGCAGTATCGTGTGTGATGCATATTTAGCTAGCAATTTTTGGTCTAACATTTTGCTTGAAAGTTCTAATTATAAAACTAGCTAACGATAAACAGAGAGAAGTGGACGAGAATGATTTAAGATATAAAATTTGCAAACATTATCTAACATTGATCTTAAAGTGTCTAATATCGTCGAGAAATATCGTCTAATCATTCTTAGATGAAgtagaagagagagagagaaagaaagaagaaaaggaagaaacTGGGAATAAAGGGATCCTTACCTCTTTGAGCCTCTCTTGATCTTGTAGGTAGAAGGCGATGTAAAATAGCGATAGGAAGGAGTTTACAAACTGAAACTGAAATACATAGTCTCTTCTGTATACTCTATCTGTCGTGGTGAATTAAAACACACACTACGCGCACAGGATGCAACGGGGATGCAACGAGGAACACGCGTACACGTTTCAGAGCTCGGACGGAGAATCGATAAAGGTAAGCAGAAAGTAATTCTCGAGAGGACAGAATGTTTCATGCAGCGACAGAGACAGCCAGAGCAGACGTTCTCACATTGTGATGGAAACCAGAAAGCGTAAGAGCTTCTAATTTAattaacatatatatgtatatagggtCCACCTCTAAATTCATCGTTCTCTATATCGTAGCGATTAATATGCATGCTTTGCAACGCAATGAGAAAACAAAATGAAAAACTTTGGAATTTCGGTTGACGCGATCACTGAGAAGCAGAGAGCGAAATCAGTCATCGTGTGAACGTTCGTCGAAAAGGAAGGGCTTAATCAAGTTTCAAGATTCTGATTAGAGGAGGACACGTGAACACATCTATGACAAAACAAGTATCTAGTCGCTGTATATGGAGAGTTTCTTCTTATTACCAGTGCCACCTTGTAGATCAGATGATTCTCGTACTCGGTGTCTAGCCGATAGTTTTCTGCGTCCAACACACAAAAATCACAAATACTATCTACTGTAACATATCTGCTCTCCAATATGTAAGGAACAgaaaattaaatacaatgagagcgagagagagagagagagagagagagaaagaaaagaagaaggataaagaaaagaaaaagaagaagaaagaagagaTGAGTTAGATCTAAAGTATCTTTCGCTGTTAAAATGTAATTATAATAAACCTCTTAAGAACATAAAACATTCACCTGTTGAGTACCTTAAATTTAACTTTACGTATGTTAATCAGGGGGTATAATTCTGAATTACTCTCTAGAAGAAGCTAAGCTGTGAAGAAGATTCGAAAGAGTATAGTCAGCTAGGCTCTTGAGAAAACTAGACGTGCAGAGTGTCTCGGTGAATACATAAAAGTTTGATGCCAAGAGAATATTGGTAAATGTCGTACGTCCGTATCTCGAATTCGCATGTATCGGAGGGGTTAATGTCGAGAGAGACTGTAAGACTATGGGAAAGTCGGACGGAACGTCATCTCCATTTCTATACGTACCCATGTCGTTCAGCCATACGGCGACCTTAAAGTAAGCCTCGTCCATTAACGCTATCACCACGGCGAGCAACACCTTTGGCACGTAGCTCAGCCAAAACCCATAACCTCCTGACTCGAGACGCGCGTCCCACCAATCCTGAAAATATTCCCAATATTACAAGACTATTGAATAGCATTTTTAAAATGGTGCTTAAAGTATTCACAGCAGAGCACAGTGCACAGTGAGCATATACGGTGCgtattaaatatattatattgctACGTGCTTAAGAAGAATTTATTACTATGTAAAGTGTAATCAAATTTTGTCTAAGAGAGTTGAAGAGAGAACAAATTATATAGAGGGTTTGGCAAGGGTGAGAAATTTGAAGAACTGAGTCACTACTGTacgccagcagtagaataagtattcAAGTCTGACTTATTCTACAGGCAGCCCTGTGGTTGACCTGACTACTGCAGGCGGCCAGTAGAATAACCTTCTATAAGTcagacttactctactgacatACGTAGAATCATTTTATTCTAACACCTATCGCCGAACGCCCCATATAATACATGAAAAAGTGACCGAAAGAAGTGGCAAAGGCAGTTTTCCGCTTAATTAAAGTTGCATGCGCCATATTGGCAAGCGAAGTTTGATACAGCTAATGATAAATCGATGGTGGACCAGCTGGCCTCTATTCGAAGAACTTTCATCGCCAAAAAGCTCGAAGCTTTTTTGCTCTAGATCTCCCTGATGTCGTTCACCCTCGTGACCATAGAAAAACAGTTTCGTCGTGAGGATTGGATTATCCTGCTCTCCCTCAACGTAACAACACTTGGCAACTTTCCAAACCTAATGTTTAGCAAGAGTTTTCCCCTTCTCGCTTTCTTCAGCGTATCTCTTTACTTAATAAAGGAGGGACTTGGATCCACAAGAAAAGATGAACAAATGAAAGAGAAGCATACCTGTATCTGGAAGCTCAGAATCATCACGATGAAGACGAAGAATAAGCAGGCTGCGATGATGGGCACGCTGACGAAGTACCGAAACATGTTCCTCTTCCACCTGGGGTACGTCGGCTCCAGCCTTCCCGTCACAGGTGAGACTTCCAAGGTGCCCTAGACAGAGGACTTCACAGCTACAGTGTCTGGGACTCCCCGATACAAAAGAGGAAGACCAGCACGAGACGACAGAGATGGTATCTGCGAGCGACACGAGGCTTACCGTGAACAAGGGCCTAGGCTCGATAAGTAGGTCGTCCCTTTGATCCAAGGTGCCCCACCTGTAGGCCAATTCGGCGCCCCTCCTCTTCCAGGTTTCCAGATAAACGGTGGCCCAGATTACGTTGAAGACGGAGAAGAGAACGTACGCTACGTCTTCGACCGCTTGATTCCTGCCGATGATGCCGACCTGAAACCAAGTCGACATATTGTTAGAATACAGAGAAATACATAGAATACGTAAAACAAGTTGTCTCGATACAGGTTCGAAGGTTTCCTTGTGTTTAATTGTGACTAGTGCGTGCTATAATGGATTTTAAAAACGAGTTTCTCACATTCTCAGTGTTCAAGTGATTCCAATTTGCGAACTTGTATCGAGACAGAACTGTAAGCTGTATTAGTTTCAATGGAATTCTCCATTAAGGGGATTCTCACCCAGTATATGGCACCCACTGCAGCTGGAACGATCAAAGCGGTGGTGTAATGGCCGAGCCACGCGAAATACATGGTAATCTTTACTCCGAAGTATTTACAAATGTCGTccaagggctggggactgagaaaCGCGCGCACCCACGTTCGCTGTAGCTTTTCTAACGCAGGCAATTCGTGAAGAGGGAAGACCTAGTCAATGAAAACTCCTTCTTTTAATATTCCTTATCCCTAACGAGGCTGTCTTATAATAATCAACAATCACTAGACCCCAATGGTGCACCGACCTGGGAAATGATCCCAGAAGAAATGCACTTTGGGATAATTGCTTGTCCTTCGACCATCTTGAGACCAGGCAGACTGTGAAGATCCTGTGGCCCCGCTCTGAGCGTGTGCAGCAGATGCAGGACCAGGGACTGTCGTTCCTGAGTAGTGAAGAATTGAGCTTCGTCGTCGCTTCCTTCGAAGCAACTCGCCTCGGAGCCTACGAACTCCTTCAGGCCTCCGCCGAACTCCTGGCGCAGCGTCTTCGGCAGGTGAACTTCCTCCGCGGCTTTCAACAATCTGTTAACAACGATTCTTTTCTGACGAGCCTGGAGCTTCTTAACTTCTACCTCAAAGTTTCCACGACGTTACTCTATACGCTAGCGCGAGTTACTTCGGTAATTTTTAGGATATGGAACCAGAGGGGTTGCTCGAAGATTCGCTGTTAAAAGGGAGTTACCGAAGAAAGTTCGCAGACAACGACTGTTTGATGCTGGATACAGTGTACTTACACGCTAAAAGGGGCTGTTAAGTAAAATCCATAACTATCTGACGAGGCGTGGTGCCGCACGTGCACCACTAGGCCCGGGGTTCCAGCCCGAAGACGACC from Calliopsis andreniformis isolate RMS-2024a chromosome 2, iyCalAndr_principal, whole genome shotgun sequence encodes:
- the LOC143188441 gene encoding NADH-quinone oxidoreductase subunit B 2 codes for the protein MFSSIMFSPTVNQGLASLVRNNIALSGCPAALTSQAKHMATDVALPNKAKKLPYSPFQNTSSMGEYAMARLDDLLNWGRKGSIWPMTFGLACCAVEMMHIAAPRYDMDRYGVVFRASPRQSDVIIVAGTLTNKMAPALRRIYDQMPEPRWVISMGSCANGGGYYHYSYSVVRGCDRIIPVDIYVPGCPPTAEALMYGVLQLQKKVKRMKTAQIWYRM